One genomic region from Pseudoduganella dura encodes:
- a CDS encoding aromatic ring-hydroxylating dioxygenase subunit alpha yields the protein MLVTQQKVLRKFWYALMPMSALDAGPQPFTLLGENIVVWKGKDGKPAALRDRCCHRTAKLSKGFVENGNIVCGYHGWTYDCSGTCVRIPQSPDSRIPQGAQVPAYHCDERYGYVWVALEDPLQPIPYFPEEEAPGYRRILQFYERWNTSPLRVMENSFDNSHFSFVHKANFGMIDNPVPAKYEFRPNDWGFEAETHVPVRNPEASFRITGTTEPVTERHLTNRWYMPFSRRFGCVYPASGIHHIIYNCATPIDDGSLMLVQWLYRNDSEASCSTQELIDWDRPITSEDRDILEATDPDACVDTRRRVEFHMESDKPGLMMRRMLMDLLTRHGEEEAHNPPEAP from the coding sequence ATGCTCGTCACCCAACAGAAAGTCCTGCGCAAGTTCTGGTATGCGCTGATGCCGATGTCCGCGCTGGACGCGGGCCCGCAGCCGTTCACGCTGCTGGGCGAGAATATCGTCGTGTGGAAGGGAAAGGATGGCAAGCCGGCCGCGCTGCGCGACCGCTGCTGCCACCGCACCGCGAAGCTGTCGAAAGGCTTCGTCGAGAACGGCAACATCGTGTGCGGCTACCACGGCTGGACCTACGACTGCTCCGGCACATGCGTGCGCATCCCGCAAAGCCCTGATTCGCGCATTCCGCAGGGCGCGCAGGTGCCGGCGTATCACTGCGACGAGCGCTACGGCTACGTATGGGTGGCGCTGGAAGACCCGCTGCAGCCGATCCCTTATTTTCCGGAGGAAGAGGCGCCCGGCTACCGCCGCATCCTGCAGTTCTACGAGCGCTGGAACACGTCGCCGCTGCGCGTGATGGAAAACTCGTTCGACAACTCGCACTTCAGCTTCGTGCACAAGGCGAACTTCGGCATGATCGACAACCCGGTGCCGGCGAAATACGAGTTCCGGCCGAACGACTGGGGCTTCGAGGCCGAGACGCACGTGCCGGTGCGGAACCCGGAAGCGAGCTTCCGCATCACCGGCACCACCGAGCCGGTCACGGAGCGGCATCTGACGAACCGCTGGTACATGCCGTTCTCGCGCCGCTTCGGCTGCGTCTATCCGGCATCGGGAATCCACCACATCATCTACAACTGCGCCACGCCGATCGACGACGGCTCGCTGATGCTGGTGCAATGGCTGTACCGCAACGACAGCGAGGCGAGCTGCTCGACGCAGGAGCTGATCGACTGGGACCGCCCGATCACGTCGGAAGACCGCGACATCCTGGAGGCCACCGATCCGGATGCCTGCGTCGACACGCGCCGCCGCGTCGAATTCCACATGGAGTCCGACAAGCCGGGCCTGATGATGCGCCGCATGCTGATGGACCTGCTGACCCGGCACGGCGAAGAGGAAGCGCACAACCCGCCGGAGGCGCCATGA
- a CDS encoding ABC transporter substrate-binding protein produces MKSIPASKLARRAALAFCLAVAAGGATAADKVTFLTSWYAQAEHGGFYQALAEGLYRKHGLDVTIRMGGPQVNGMQLLASGQADFFMGYDLQVLKSVEQGIPATTVAASFQTDAQGMMTHTDVKGLADLKNGKTVLVSTSGRTTWWPWLKAKYGLTEGQGRPYTFNLQPFLADPDFAQQAYPSSELFQAAKAGAKTNFYLFANDGYPPYGTTVVAMQKLVKEKPDVVARFVRASMEGWKSYLANPAAGNALIKQENPNMKDDQLAYAVGKLKEYSFVTGGDAARQGIGTMSDARWQQTYEFMVAAGLLKKETSWKQAYTTQFVRDLKVMP; encoded by the coding sequence ATGAAATCCATTCCCGCTTCGAAGCTGGCGCGCCGTGCCGCGCTGGCGTTCTGTCTCGCCGTCGCCGCCGGCGGCGCCACCGCCGCCGACAAGGTCACGTTCCTCACATCGTGGTATGCCCAGGCCGAACACGGCGGCTTCTACCAGGCGCTCGCCGAGGGCCTGTACCGCAAGCACGGCCTCGATGTCACGATCCGGATGGGCGGCCCGCAGGTCAACGGCATGCAGCTGCTGGCCAGCGGCCAGGCCGATTTCTTCATGGGCTACGACCTGCAGGTGCTGAAAAGCGTGGAGCAGGGCATTCCCGCCACCACGGTGGCGGCCAGCTTCCAGACCGATGCGCAGGGCATGATGACGCACACGGACGTGAAAGGCCTGGCGGACCTGAAGAACGGCAAGACCGTGCTGGTGTCCACCTCCGGCCGCACCACCTGGTGGCCGTGGCTGAAAGCGAAATACGGCCTGACCGAGGGGCAGGGGCGGCCCTACACCTTCAACCTGCAGCCGTTCCTGGCGGACCCCGATTTCGCCCAGCAGGCCTATCCGTCGTCCGAGCTGTTCCAGGCCGCCAAGGCCGGCGCGAAGACCAACTTCTACCTGTTCGCCAACGACGGCTACCCGCCGTACGGCACCACCGTGGTGGCGATGCAGAAGCTCGTCAAGGAAAAGCCCGACGTGGTGGCCCGCTTCGTGCGCGCCTCGATGGAGGGCTGGAAGAGCTACCTGGCCAACCCGGCCGCCGGCAATGCGCTGATCAAGCAGGAAAACCCGAACATGAAGGACGACCAGCTGGCCTACGCGGTGGGCAAGCTGAAGGAATACAGCTTCGTCACCGGCGGCGATGCGGCCAGGCAGGGCATCGGCACGATGAGCGATGCGCGCTGGCAGCAGACCTATGAATTCATGGTCGCCGCCGGCCTGCTGAAAAAGGAAACCAGCTGGAAACAGGCCTACACCACGCAGTTCGTCCGCGACCTGAAAGTCATGCCCTGA
- the dapD gene encoding 2,3,4,5-tetrahydropyridine-2,6-dicarboxylate N-succinyltransferase, whose protein sequence is MTQQLQQIIEQAWDNRAEINPSNATAEVRDAVNHVLAGLDDGSLRVAQKDTGTWVVNQWIKKAVLLSFRLENNVVLPSDGTMQFYDKVPTKFASYTPEDFARGGFRVVPPAVARRGSFIGKNVVLMPSYVNIGAYVDEGAMVDTWATVGSCAQIGKNVHLSGGVGIGGVLEPMQANPTIIEDNCFIGARSEIVEGVIVEENSVISMGVYIGQSTKIYDRATGEVSYGRIPSGSVVVSGSLPSADGKYSLYCAVIVKRVDAQTRAKTGINELLRGV, encoded by the coding sequence ATGACCCAACAACTCCAGCAAATCATCGAACAGGCATGGGATAACCGCGCCGAGATCAATCCGTCGAACGCCACCGCGGAAGTGCGCGACGCCGTCAACCACGTGCTGGCCGGCCTGGACGACGGCAGCCTGCGCGTGGCGCAGAAGGATACCGGCACCTGGGTGGTGAACCAGTGGATCAAGAAGGCCGTGCTGCTGTCGTTCCGCCTCGAGAACAACGTGGTGCTGCCATCGGACGGCACGATGCAGTTCTACGACAAGGTACCGACCAAGTTCGCCAGCTACACGCCGGAAGATTTCGCCAGGGGCGGTTTCCGCGTGGTGCCGCCGGCCGTGGCCCGCCGCGGTTCGTTCATCGGCAAGAACGTGGTGCTGATGCCTTCCTACGTGAACATCGGCGCGTATGTCGATGAAGGCGCGATGGTCGACACCTGGGCCACGGTGGGTTCGTGCGCGCAGATCGGCAAGAACGTGCACCTGTCCGGCGGCGTGGGCATCGGCGGCGTGCTGGAACCGATGCAGGCCAACCCGACCATCATCGAGGACAACTGCTTCATCGGCGCCCGTTCCGAGATCGTCGAAGGCGTGATCGTCGAGGAAAACTCGGTGATCTCGATGGGCGTGTACATCGGCCAGTCGACCAAGATCTACGACCGCGCCACCGGCGAAGTCTCCTACGGCCGCATTCCTTCCGGCTCCGTGGTGGTGTCGGGCTCGCTGCCTTCGGCCGACGGCAAGTACAGCCTGTACTGCGCGGTGATCGTCAAGCGCGTGGATGCGCAGACCCGCGCGAAAACGGGCATCAACGAGCTGCTGCGCGGCGTTTAA
- the dapC gene encoding succinyldiaminopimelate transaminase produces the protein MNPLLDKLHPYPFEKLRLLFDGVTPDANFRAISLGIGEPKHPTPPFICQALADSLSGLAVYPATAGSEALRGTIAAWLERRYGLPPLNPATQVLPVNGSREALFAFAQAVVDPGADALVVCPNPFYQIYEGAAFLAGAEPYFVNSDPARNFGSDYDSVPAAVWQRVQLLYLCSPGNPTGAVLSLTDWENLFALSERHDFIIAADECYSEIYHGAEAPLGALQAAHVLGLSTVDRPYARLVVFSSLSKRSNVPGLRSGFVAGDAEVLKKFLLYRTYHGGAMSPPVQAASIAAWNDESHVEENRAQYRAKFDAITPLLQEVLDVALPDAGFYLWADVSRTGLSDTEFARRLYAEYNVTVLPGSYLAREAHGGNPGRNRIRMALVAETAEGLEAARRIVQFCKNLDQ, from the coding sequence GTGAATCCATTACTCGACAAACTGCACCCCTACCCGTTTGAAAAACTGCGCCTGCTGTTCGACGGCGTGACGCCGGATGCGAATTTCCGCGCCATCAGCCTGGGCATCGGCGAACCGAAGCATCCGACACCGCCGTTCATCTGCCAGGCGCTGGCCGACAGCCTGTCCGGCCTGGCCGTGTATCCGGCCACCGCCGGCTCCGAAGCGCTGCGCGGCACGATCGCCGCCTGGCTCGAACGCCGCTACGGCCTGCCGCCGCTGAATCCGGCCACGCAGGTGCTGCCGGTGAATGGTTCGCGGGAGGCGCTGTTCGCGTTCGCGCAGGCCGTGGTCGACCCCGGCGCGGACGCGCTGGTGGTTTGCCCGAACCCGTTCTACCAGATCTACGAAGGCGCCGCGTTCCTGGCCGGCGCCGAACCGTACTTCGTCAACTCGGACCCGGCGCGCAACTTCGGCAGCGATTACGACAGCGTGCCGGCGGCAGTATGGCAGCGCGTGCAGTTGCTGTACCTGTGCTCGCCCGGCAATCCGACCGGCGCCGTGCTGTCGCTGACGGACTGGGAAAACCTGTTCGCGCTGTCCGAGCGCCACGATTTCATCATCGCCGCCGACGAGTGCTATTCGGAGATCTACCACGGCGCCGAAGCGCCGCTGGGCGCGCTGCAGGCGGCCCATGTCCTGGGCCTGTCCACGGTCGACCGGCCATACGCGCGCCTGGTGGTGTTTTCCAGCCTGTCCAAGCGCTCGAACGTGCCGGGCCTGCGCTCCGGCTTCGTGGCCGGCGATGCCGAAGTGCTGAAGAAATTCCTGCTGTACCGGACCTACCACGGCGGCGCCATGAGCCCGCCGGTGCAGGCCGCATCGATCGCAGCGTGGAACGACGAGTCCCACGTGGAGGAAAACCGCGCCCAATACCGCGCGAAATTCGATGCCATCACGCCGCTGCTGCAGGAGGTGCTCGACGTGGCACTGCCGGACGCCGGCTTCTACCTCTGGGCCGATGTCAGCCGCACGGGCCTGTCGGACACCGAGTTCGCGCGCCGGCTGTACGCCGAATATAATGTCACGGTCCTGCCGGGCAGCTACCTGGCGCGCGAAGCGCATGGCGGCAATCCCGGCCGCAACCGCATCCGGATGGCGCTCGTCGCGGAAACCGCCGAAGGGCTGGAAGCGGCGCGGCGCATCGTCCAGTTCTGCAAGAACCTCGATCAATAA
- a CDS encoding MerR family transcriptional regulator has translation MRIGDIAQATGISRDTLRFYEKRGLLRARRSSNGYRDYPPEAVQWLTYIRTAQSLGFTLAEIEADLPLLADPGASSDALRAALRAKLAEIDRRIDGLGALRADLAARLDEATDCPLRPAVLTAFARTAG, from the coding sequence ATGCGGATCGGCGACATCGCGCAGGCGACCGGCATCAGCCGGGATACGCTGCGCTTCTATGAAAAGCGCGGGCTGCTGCGGGCCCGCCGCAGCAGCAACGGCTACCGCGACTACCCGCCCGAAGCGGTGCAGTGGCTGACCTATATCCGCACCGCCCAGTCGCTCGGCTTCACGCTGGCCGAGATCGAGGCCGACCTGCCCCTGCTGGCCGATCCCGGCGCCTCGTCCGACGCGCTGCGCGCCGCGCTGCGCGCCAAGCTGGCCGAGATCGACCGGCGCATCGACGGCCTGGGCGCGCTGCGCGCGGACCTGGCCGCGCGGCTCGACGAGGCGACCGACTGCCCGCTGCGCCCCGCCGTGCTGACGGCATTTGCCCGGACTGCCGGCTGA
- a CDS encoding VOC family protein, translating to MQAQPLIAVSDVAAASRWYQAVLGCKSAHGGAEYDQLTFDGRLILQLHRWDAHHHAHIGDPGCRPYGNGVLLWFWTDDFDDAVDRAAAVRATVLEGPKENRNAQHREIWLHDPDGYVVVIAGPYGDVGM from the coding sequence ATGCAAGCGCAACCCCTGATCGCCGTGTCCGACGTGGCAGCGGCCAGCCGCTGGTACCAGGCCGTATTGGGCTGCAAGAGCGCCCACGGCGGCGCCGAATATGACCAGCTCACGTTCGATGGCCGCCTGATCCTGCAACTGCACCGCTGGGATGCGCATCACCACGCGCACATCGGCGACCCCGGGTGCCGCCCCTATGGCAACGGCGTGCTTCTGTGGTTCTGGACCGACGATTTCGACGATGCCGTCGATCGCGCCGCCGCCGTGCGCGCCACGGTGCTGGAAGGGCCGAAGGAGAACCGCAACGCGCAGCACCGCGAGATCTGGCTGCACGACCCCGATGGCTACGTGGTCGTCATCGCCGGGCCATATGGCGATGTAGGCATGTAA
- a CDS encoding Mut7-C RNAse domain-containing protein gives MATATFRFDDALDPFLPRGRRGHMFAVPCARAATVKHMIEALGVPHTEVGEALVNGVAAPLDRLLEDGDDVQVLPHRPVALAPAEARFVADAHLGGLARLLRMAGFDTLYDNDIDDADVERIAGQQGRIALTRDRELLKRRGVLRGCYVRAIKPELQLRELSARYGLKAAMRPFSLCLGCNAPLQRRAKADVLDRLPPSVRAGHDEFLGCAQCGGVFWRGSHWRRMRALLDDMN, from the coding sequence ATGGCCACCGCCACCTTCCGGTTCGACGACGCACTCGATCCCTTCTTGCCGCGCGGCCGGCGCGGGCACATGTTCGCCGTGCCGTGCGCGCGCGCCGCCACGGTCAAGCACATGATCGAGGCGCTGGGCGTGCCGCACACCGAAGTGGGCGAGGCGCTCGTCAACGGCGTGGCGGCGCCGCTCGACCGGTTGCTGGAAGATGGCGACGACGTGCAGGTGCTGCCGCACCGCCCCGTGGCGCTGGCGCCCGCCGAGGCGCGCTTCGTGGCCGACGCGCATCTCGGCGGCCTGGCCCGGCTGCTGCGGATGGCCGGGTTCGACACGCTCTACGACAACGACATCGACGATGCCGACGTCGAGCGGATCGCCGGACAACAGGGCCGCATCGCGCTGACCCGCGACCGCGAGCTGCTGAAACGGCGCGGCGTGCTGCGCGGCTGCTACGTGCGGGCCATCAAGCCCGAACTGCAATTGCGCGAACTGTCGGCCCGCTATGGATTGAAAGCGGCGATGCGGCCGTTTTCGCTGTGCCTGGGCTGCAACGCACCGCTGCAGCGGCGCGCCAAGGCGGACGTGCTGGACCGGCTGCCGCCTTCCGTGCGCGCCGGGCATGACGAGTTTCTCGGCTGCGCGCAATGCGGCGGGGTGTTCTGGCGGGGCTCGCACTGGCGCAGGATGCGCGCGCTGCTCGATGACATGAACTGA
- a CDS encoding DEAD/DEAH box helicase, whose protein sequence is MSFAPLGLSPALLDAVAAIGYDTPTAIQSAAIPAALQGRDVLGAAQTGSGKTAAFALPMLHALLARQGTRRGLHGLVLVPTRELAAQVGDAIRALVQHLPSTIKVSIVFGGVSINPQMMALRGGTDIIVATPGRLLDLARHNAVKLDGVATLVLDEADKLLDMGFADEIAEILALLPARRQNLFFSATFPASVQALASSLLQDPLRTEVSAEDAHEPDIAQRAIEVEPLRRLQLLRHLVNEHKWQQVLVFVATKYASEHVADKLRRNGIAAEAFHGDFSQAARTGVLADFKAGRLHVLVATDVAARGIDIAQLPVVVNFDLPRAAADYTHRIGRTGRAGASGVAVSFITPDAEAHFRLIEKRQDKRVPRERIAGFEPLDATVAAAAAASASAAAADPNGGIKGKRKSKKDKLREAAAKEPA, encoded by the coding sequence ATGTCCTTCGCTCCCCTGGGCCTTTCGCCCGCCCTGCTAGATGCCGTGGCCGCCATCGGCTACGACACACCGACCGCCATCCAGTCGGCCGCCATACCCGCCGCGCTGCAGGGGAGGGATGTGCTGGGCGCCGCGCAGACAGGTTCCGGCAAGACGGCCGCGTTCGCGCTGCCGATGCTGCACGCGCTGCTGGCGCGCCAGGGCACGCGCCGCGGCCTGCATGGCCTCGTGCTGGTACCCACGCGCGAGCTGGCCGCGCAGGTGGGCGACGCGATCCGCGCGCTGGTGCAGCACCTGCCGTCCACGATCAAGGTATCGATCGTGTTCGGCGGCGTGTCGATCAATCCGCAAATGATGGCGCTGCGCGGCGGTACCGACATCATCGTCGCCACGCCGGGCCGCCTGCTCGACCTGGCACGCCACAACGCGGTGAAGCTGGACGGTGTCGCCACGCTGGTGCTGGACGAAGCGGACAAGCTGCTCGACATGGGCTTTGCCGACGAGATCGCCGAGATCCTCGCGCTGCTGCCGGCGCGGCGCCAGAACCTGTTCTTCTCGGCCACGTTCCCGGCATCCGTGCAGGCGCTGGCATCGTCGCTGCTGCAGGATCCGCTGCGCACCGAGGTGTCGGCCGAAGACGCGCACGAGCCGGACATCGCGCAGCGCGCCATCGAGGTCGAACCGCTGCGCCGCCTGCAGCTGCTCAGGCACCTGGTCAACGAGCACAAGTGGCAACAGGTGCTGGTGTTCGTCGCCACCAAGTATGCGTCGGAACACGTGGCGGACAAGCTGCGCCGCAACGGCATCGCCGCCGAGGCGTTCCACGGCGATTTCAGCCAGGCTGCCCGCACCGGCGTGCTGGCCGATTTCAAGGCCGGCCGCCTGCACGTGCTGGTGGCCACCGACGTGGCGGCGCGCGGCATCGATATCGCGCAGTTGCCCGTGGTCGTCAACTTCGACCTGCCGCGCGCCGCGGCGGACTACACGCACCGCATCGGTCGCACGGGCCGTGCCGGCGCCAGCGGCGTCGCCGTCAGCTTCATCACGCCGGATGCCGAAGCGCACTTCCGGCTGATCGAGAAGCGGCAGGACAAGCGCGTGCCGCGCGAGCGCATCGCCGGCTTCGAGCCGCTCGATGCCACCGTCGCCGCGGCCGCCGCCGCTTCGGCCAGCGCGGCCGCCGCCGATCCGAACGGCGGCATCAAGGGCAAGCGCAAGAGCAAGAAGGACAAGCTGCGCGAAGCCGCCGCCAAGGAACCGGCGTAA